In Primulina huaijiensis isolate GDHJ02 chromosome 6, ASM1229523v2, whole genome shotgun sequence, a single window of DNA contains:
- the LOC140979509 gene encoding ABC transporter G family member 3-like isoform X2 yields the protein MEEIQSQSDHYRSSSSSASSPTSRVPSSNFFYLRKPGTVRQPISFEDSPDWDDTDIEVKVEQGGADSINAATTPGSPPLSKLNSGSLPSPPLPEGAVITRKIAGASIVWKDLTITVKGKRKYSDKVVKSSNGYALPGTMTVIMGPAKSGKSTLLRALAGRLSDTARTYGEVFVNGVKSRLPYGAYGFVERETLLIGSLTVREYLYYSALLQLSGFQKSGVVEDTILAMSLGDYADKLIGGHCYTKGLCSGERRRISIARELLMRPHILFIDEPLYHLDSVSALLMMVNLKKLASTGCTIVFTINQSSTEVFGLFDRICLLSNGNTLFFGETLACLQHFSNAGFPCPIMQSPSDHFLRAINTDFDRIIAMCRNWQDDHGELSSVNMDTAIAIRTLESTYKSSTDAAAVETMISKLTEKEGSTLKSKGKAGIVTKIAVLTWRSLLIMLREWKYYWLRLILCMFLALCIGTLFSGLGHSLSSIATRVGAVFAFVSFASLLSIAGVPAQIKEIEIYACEEANQHSGTLCFLVGQLLSSIPFLFLISISSSLIFYFLVGLRDEFSLLMYFILNFFTCLLVNEGLVLLVACICQNVFSSILILVPMHY from the exons ATGGAAGAAATACAGTCTCAATCAGATCATTATAGgtcttcatcttcttctgctAGTAGTCCCACAAGTAGGGTGCCGTCAAGCAATTTTTTCTATTTAAGAAAACCGGGTACAGTCAGGCAGCCTATTTCGTTCGAGGATTCTCCTGACTGGGACGATACGGATATCGAAGTTAAGGTTGAGCAAGGAGGAGCTGACTCCATAAATGCTGCCACAACTCCGGGATCCCCGCCTCTCTCAAAGCTCAATAGTGGATCATTGCCTTCTCCGCCATTGCCTGAAGGTGCAGTAATTACAAGAAAGATTGCAGGGGCCTCTATTGTGTGGAAGGATTTGACAATCACTGTAAAGGGTAAGAGAAAGTACTCAGACAAGGTGGTTAAGAGTTCCAATGGCTATGCATTGCCAGGCACAATGACAGTGATCATGGGTCCTGCCAAGTCAGGGAAATCAACGCTTCTTAGAGCTCTTGcag GGAGGTTGTCTGACACGGCCAGAACTTATGGCGAGGTGTTTGTAAATGGTGTAAAATCACGATTGCCGTATGGAGCTTAT GGTTTTGTCGAAAGAGAAACCTTACTCATTGGATCTTTGACCGTACGTGAGTACCTTTACTACTCGGCATTACTACAGCTTTCAGGGTTCCAGAAGAGTGGAGTGGTTGAGGATACGATCCTTGCCATGTCATTGGGGGATTATGCAGACAAGCTTATAGGCGGCCACTGTTACACGAAAGGTCTTTGTAGTGGGGAGAGAAGACGGATCAGCATTGCCAGGGAGCTCTTGATGAGACCACATATCTTATTTATCGATGAGCCTCTTTATCATCTTGACag TGTATCTGCACTCTTGATGATGGTGAACCTGAAGAAGCTTGCAAGCACAGGGTGCACTATAGTTTTCACCATCAACCAGAGCAGCACAGAAGTATTTGGCCTTTTCGATCGCATTTGTCTCCTTTCAAATGGAAACACGTTGTTCTTTGGGGAAACATTGGCGTGTTTGCAG CATTTCTCAAATGCTGGTTTTCCTTGTCCGATCATGCAAAGTCCTTCTGATCATTTTCTGAGAGCAATTAACACAGATTTTGATAGAATTATTGCAATGTGCAGAAACTGGCAG GATGACCATGGGGAACTTTCGTCCGTTAATATGGACACTGCCATTGCAATACGCACTCTTGAATCAACGTACAAATCATCCACGGATGCTGCTGCTGTTGAAACTATGATTTCAAAGCTTACCGAGAAG GAAGGCTCAACTCTCAAAAGCAAAGGCAAGGCTGGTATTGTCACAAAAATTGCAGTTTTGACTTGGCGATCTCTATTGATTATGTTGAGGGAATGGAAATATTATTGGCTTCGGCTGATTCTTTGCATGTTCCTGGCGCTATGTATTGGTACTTTATTTTCTGGGCTGGGACATTCTTTATCATCAATTGCG ACAAGAGTTGGTGCAGTATTTGCATTTGTCTCTTTTGCTTCACTTCTAAGTATAGCTGGTGTTCCTGCACAGATAAAAGAAATTGAG ATATATGCCTGTGAAGAAGCAAATCAGCATTCGGGCACATTATGCTTTTTAGTTGGGCAACTTCTCTCCAGTATCCCATTTTTGTTTCTCATATCCATCTCGTCAAGTCTTATCTTCTATTTCCTAGTCGGACTGCGAGACGAGTTCAGCTTGTTGATGTACTTCATTTTGAATTTCTTCACGTGCCTTCTAGTAAATGAAGGACTTGTGCTTCTTGTTGCTTGCATCTGTCAAAATGTATTCTCGAGTATTCTAATACTGGTACCGATGCAT TACTGA
- the LOC140979100 gene encoding uncharacterized protein: protein MSNGPHRRFEDTINIGDIYRCLQELYDLQTRPSRHTVIIELMITHMRYGTSAHKHGVKIIGLIEKIVSMDLVIPNELSSNILLPSLSTSFDGFVKNLNMNKMERSLEELVNMLATYEATIKKENHVFLVGLSPGPKKGSQEKGKRVIILPRKTSPQEANSKDCKRAHQMMIRNMRLRDGETFLKMVN from the exons atgtcgaatgGACCGCATAGGCGATTTGAGGATACTATAAATATTGGTGACATTTACAGATGCCTACAAGAGTTGTATGATTTACAAACACGTCCATCAAGGCACACTGTTATCATAGAGCTCATGATCACACACATGCGATATGGGACCTCGGCTCATAAGCATGGTGTAAAGATAATTGGGCTCATTGAAAAGATAGTGAGCATGGACCTTGTCATCCCAAATGAGTTGTCCTCGAACATACTACTGCCATCACTATCAACCTCGTTTGATGGGTTTGTGAAGAACTTAAACATGAATAAGATGGAGcgtagccttgaagagctagtcaatatgcTTGCGACATATGAAGCCACTATAAAGAAGGAAAATCATGTTTTCCTAGTGGGCTTGTCGCCTGGGCCGAAGAAAGGCTCACAAGAGAAGGGAAAACGTGTTATAATCCTTCCAAGAAAAACAAGCCCACAAGAAGCAAACTCCAAAGACTGCAAAAGGGCCCATCAA ATGATGATAAGAAATATGAGGCTAAGGGATGGTGAGACCTTCCTAAAGATGGTCAATTGA
- the LOC140979509 gene encoding ABC transporter G family member 3-like isoform X1, with product MEEIQSQSDHYRSSSSSASSPTSRVPSSNFFYLRKPGTVRQPISFEDSPDWDDTDIEVKVEQGGADSINAATTPGSPPLSKLNSGSLPSPPLPEGAVITRKIAGASIVWKDLTITVKGKRKYSDKVVKSSNGYALPGTMTVIMGPAKSGKSTLLRALAGRLSDTARTYGEVFVNGVKSRLPYGAYGFVERETLLIGSLTVREYLYYSALLQLSGFQKSGVVEDTILAMSLGDYADKLIGGHCYTKGLCSGERRRISIARELLMRPHILFIDEPLYHLDSVSALLMMVNLKKLASTGCTIVFTINQSSTEVFGLFDRICLLSNGNTLFFGETLACLQHFSNAGFPCPIMQSPSDHFLRAINTDFDRIIAMCRNWQDDHGELSSVNMDTAIAIRTLESTYKSSTDAAAVETMISKLTEKEGSTLKSKGKAGIVTKIAVLTWRSLLIMLREWKYYWLRLILCMFLALCIGTLFSGLGHSLSSIATRVGAVFAFVSFASLLSIAGVPAQIKEIEIYACEEANQHSGTLCFLVGQLLSSIPFLFLISISSSLIFYFLVGLRDEFSLLMYFILNFFTCLLVNEGLVLLVACICQNVFSSILILVPMHVVLMLSAGYFRIRGALPKPIWLYPVSYVSFHTYSIQGMLENEYLGTSFAVGQVRTLSGYQALRNIYDISANSNAKWGNLLVLFLMAVGYRVVLFVLLKFCFVKKLSLQCLFRCNQRRNNPR from the exons ATGGAAGAAATACAGTCTCAATCAGATCATTATAGgtcttcatcttcttctgctAGTAGTCCCACAAGTAGGGTGCCGTCAAGCAATTTTTTCTATTTAAGAAAACCGGGTACAGTCAGGCAGCCTATTTCGTTCGAGGATTCTCCTGACTGGGACGATACGGATATCGAAGTTAAGGTTGAGCAAGGAGGAGCTGACTCCATAAATGCTGCCACAACTCCGGGATCCCCGCCTCTCTCAAAGCTCAATAGTGGATCATTGCCTTCTCCGCCATTGCCTGAAGGTGCAGTAATTACAAGAAAGATTGCAGGGGCCTCTATTGTGTGGAAGGATTTGACAATCACTGTAAAGGGTAAGAGAAAGTACTCAGACAAGGTGGTTAAGAGTTCCAATGGCTATGCATTGCCAGGCACAATGACAGTGATCATGGGTCCTGCCAAGTCAGGGAAATCAACGCTTCTTAGAGCTCTTGcag GGAGGTTGTCTGACACGGCCAGAACTTATGGCGAGGTGTTTGTAAATGGTGTAAAATCACGATTGCCGTATGGAGCTTAT GGTTTTGTCGAAAGAGAAACCTTACTCATTGGATCTTTGACCGTACGTGAGTACCTTTACTACTCGGCATTACTACAGCTTTCAGGGTTCCAGAAGAGTGGAGTGGTTGAGGATACGATCCTTGCCATGTCATTGGGGGATTATGCAGACAAGCTTATAGGCGGCCACTGTTACACGAAAGGTCTTTGTAGTGGGGAGAGAAGACGGATCAGCATTGCCAGGGAGCTCTTGATGAGACCACATATCTTATTTATCGATGAGCCTCTTTATCATCTTGACag TGTATCTGCACTCTTGATGATGGTGAACCTGAAGAAGCTTGCAAGCACAGGGTGCACTATAGTTTTCACCATCAACCAGAGCAGCACAGAAGTATTTGGCCTTTTCGATCGCATTTGTCTCCTTTCAAATGGAAACACGTTGTTCTTTGGGGAAACATTGGCGTGTTTGCAG CATTTCTCAAATGCTGGTTTTCCTTGTCCGATCATGCAAAGTCCTTCTGATCATTTTCTGAGAGCAATTAACACAGATTTTGATAGAATTATTGCAATGTGCAGAAACTGGCAG GATGACCATGGGGAACTTTCGTCCGTTAATATGGACACTGCCATTGCAATACGCACTCTTGAATCAACGTACAAATCATCCACGGATGCTGCTGCTGTTGAAACTATGATTTCAAAGCTTACCGAGAAG GAAGGCTCAACTCTCAAAAGCAAAGGCAAGGCTGGTATTGTCACAAAAATTGCAGTTTTGACTTGGCGATCTCTATTGATTATGTTGAGGGAATGGAAATATTATTGGCTTCGGCTGATTCTTTGCATGTTCCTGGCGCTATGTATTGGTACTTTATTTTCTGGGCTGGGACATTCTTTATCATCAATTGCG ACAAGAGTTGGTGCAGTATTTGCATTTGTCTCTTTTGCTTCACTTCTAAGTATAGCTGGTGTTCCTGCACAGATAAAAGAAATTGAG ATATATGCCTGTGAAGAAGCAAATCAGCATTCGGGCACATTATGCTTTTTAGTTGGGCAACTTCTCTCCAGTATCCCATTTTTGTTTCTCATATCCATCTCGTCAAGTCTTATCTTCTATTTCCTAGTCGGACTGCGAGACGAGTTCAGCTTGTTGATGTACTTCATTTTGAATTTCTTCACGTGCCTTCTAGTAAATGAAGGACTTGTGCTTCTTGTTGCTTGCATCTGTCAAAATGTATTCTCGAGTATTCTAATACTGGTACCGATGCAT GTAGTACTGATGTTGTCTGCTGGGTATTTTAGAATTCGTGGTGCTTTACCAAAACCGATTTGGCTGTATCCAGTATCTTACGTTTCTTTCCACACTTACTCCATCCAG GGGATGTTGGAAAATGAGTATCTCGGTACTTCGTTTGCTGTTGGGCAGGTAAGGACTCTATCGGGCTACCAGGCTCTTCGGAACATATACGATATATCTGCTAACAGCAACGCCAAGTGGGGAAATCTCTTAGTACTGTTTCTAATGGCCGTTGGTTATCGTGTTGTTCTCTTTGTCTTgttgaaattttgttttgtaAAGAAACTGTCTTTACAGTGTTTGTTCCGGTGTAATCAGAGGAGAAACAATCCAAGATAA